The following coding sequences lie in one Micromonospora sp. R77 genomic window:
- a CDS encoding radical SAM protein has translation MSVTDTARLAWFFGRLAVKERVAPRLHVRPLVAELFLTDNCNLRCTSCGCWTSNTKGELSTEEWRDVLRQLVALRIHKVNFTGGEPLIRPDALELMAYAREVGVRHLHLNTNGIRLTPVVLQQVFAAGVRSFNVSVDGPTALVHDRIRGRLGAFETTTRHLRNLIAQRDRLGLKVRMNFTVMRDNVDSLPGIAALAQELGVTLYLNLVTDRTFLFRTDAVTGQTEVAGDRLDAALAELEAMARADRRWLPRYSELRYLRGHFDDLLQRDLPCAESQLKLMIHSRGEIGGCWAHDPTASVRQRPIAEIVDAPEYRAEHERLFRKECVGCGSNYSLNLRWRPGTYLADRQWRRGRRSLV, from the coding sequence GTGAGCGTGACCGACACCGCCCGGCTGGCCTGGTTCTTCGGGCGGCTCGCCGTCAAGGAACGGGTCGCACCCCGGCTGCACGTCCGGCCGCTGGTCGCCGAGTTGTTCCTCACCGACAACTGCAACCTGCGCTGCACGAGCTGCGGCTGCTGGACCAGCAACACCAAGGGCGAACTCTCCACCGAGGAGTGGCGGGACGTGCTGCGCCAGCTCGTCGCGCTGCGGATCCACAAGGTCAACTTCACCGGCGGGGAACCGTTGATCCGGCCGGACGCGCTGGAGCTGATGGCGTACGCCCGCGAGGTGGGGGTGCGCCACCTGCACCTGAACACCAACGGCATCCGGCTCACCCCGGTCGTCCTGCAGCAGGTGTTCGCCGCGGGCGTACGCAGCTTCAACGTCTCGGTCGACGGCCCGACGGCGCTGGTGCACGACCGGATCCGGGGTCGGCTCGGCGCGTTCGAGACGACGACCCGGCACCTGCGGAACCTGATCGCCCAGCGCGACCGGCTGGGCCTGAAGGTACGGATGAACTTCACCGTGATGCGGGACAACGTGGACAGCCTGCCCGGCATCGCGGCACTGGCCCAGGAGCTGGGCGTGACCCTCTATCTCAACCTGGTCACCGACCGGACGTTCCTGTTCCGCACCGACGCGGTCACCGGGCAGACCGAGGTGGCCGGCGACCGGCTCGACGCGGCGCTGGCCGAGCTGGAGGCGATGGCCCGGGCCGACCGGCGCTGGCTGCCCCGCTACTCGGAGCTGCGCTACCTGCGCGGGCACTTCGACGACCTGCTGCAACGCGACCTGCCCTGCGCCGAGTCGCAGCTCAAGCTGATGATCCACTCCCGGGGTGAGATCGGCGGCTGCTGGGCGCACGACCCGACCGCGTCGGTACGCCAGCGTCCGATCGCGGAGATCGTCGACGCCCCCGAATACCGCGCCGAGCACGAGCGGCTGTTCCGCAAGGAGTGTGTCGGCTGCGGCAGCAACTACAGCCTCAACCTGCGCTGGCGGCCGGGCACCTATCTGGCCGACCGGCAGTGGCGGCGCGGGCGGCGCAGCCTTGTCTGA
- a CDS encoding metallophosphoesterase, which translates to MSERVAVLSDIHGVLPALEAVLAEPDVAAADLVVLTGDIASGPQPVEVLDLLAGLGDRACWVGGNGERELVEARAGRRSPFAVANWAATQLRDDHVARLAALPLTVTLPVAGLGRVLFCHATPRDDEELVLVDSRPARWAEVLAGLPGQVDAVVCGHTHMPFARLVDRRLVVNPGSVGMPYGGTGAWWALLGPGVQLRRTRYDVDAAAARIAAGSAFPEAAQWVDEYLRGRYSDLDALDTFGPGDGR; encoded by the coding sequence ATGTCCGAACGCGTCGCCGTCCTCTCCGACATCCACGGTGTGCTGCCCGCGCTGGAGGCGGTGCTGGCCGAGCCGGACGTGGCCGCCGCCGACCTGGTCGTGCTCACCGGCGACATCGCCTCCGGCCCGCAGCCGGTCGAGGTGCTGGACCTGCTGGCCGGTCTCGGCGACCGGGCCTGCTGGGTGGGTGGCAACGGCGAGCGCGAGCTGGTCGAGGCGCGGGCCGGCCGCCGCTCCCCCTTCGCGGTCGCGAACTGGGCCGCCACCCAGCTCCGCGATGACCACGTCGCCCGGCTGGCGGCGCTGCCGCTGACCGTCACCCTGCCGGTCGCCGGGCTGGGCCGGGTGCTCTTCTGCCACGCCACGCCCCGCGACGACGAGGAACTGGTGCTGGTGGACTCCCGGCCGGCCCGCTGGGCGGAGGTCCTCGCCGGGCTGCCGGGTCAGGTCGACGCGGTGGTCTGCGGGCACACCCACATGCCGTTCGCCCGACTGGTCGACCGTCGCCTGGTGGTCAACCCGGGCAGCGTCGGCATGCCGTACGGCGGCACCGGTGCCTGGTGGGCCCTGCTGGGCCCCGGCGTGCAGTTGCGGCGCACCCGCTACGACGTGGACGCCGCCGCCGCCCGGATCGCCGCCGGATCCGCCTTCCCGGAGGCGGCGCAGTGGGTCGACGAGTACCTGCGCGGGCGGTATTCGGACCTCGACGCCCTCGACACCTTCGGTCCCGGGGACGGCCGCTGA
- a CDS encoding aminotransferase class I/II-fold pyridoxal phosphate-dependent enzyme yields MDQFVLVGGSGFLGTATAEALLAAGARVTTVDRHPPAGAVDWLRVDLLVDDPPELPPGVVVVLLGASDPRPRRPWTLPLHNAISTARLLPRLAGRQVVLTSSVEVYGGAAGPLTEDTPPELPWTVEEIDRWCVRARDLARSPCPPWRAAPLARAVADADPTGRWTYALAKLAQERLVTGAVDPDRLTVLRLANVIGAGQHRVATRLARRARQGLPLPVTADTVRSFLPADALARLLLDGIGPGVWNVGGEPVPLTDLATQIRELCDSSAPLLTTPRRTPDSSGLVVTDRLTAAGHRIGPLRPQLAKLVAEVDRDPTPLFRPPLPVVVPPPPVHPELVAARQQEALTSGEVKHGNRWTRELTERLGKELDLDDDHRVLVTASGTAALRIMVAATVGPARPGDVAVLPSYTFPATAEILVQLGYALRFVDVDAATWTLDPEGVAVAVAQGGVRLVLCVDTFGNPCDYPALRAVCDPAGVALLADSAAALGSLHQGRPVAQQALAHSYSMSFAKVVSAGGAGGALVLPADAAEAVLASPAGWTRSELMNELHAVVAVDQLAELDTLVRCRTEVAEVYAAAARRLPVEFQQVRPGDRHCWVHWVARVAHRDRVAAALAALGVQTKPYFAAIHRGPLGGGERLPVTERLDAEALALPMSSELTVEQAERVVAALHRCLG; encoded by the coding sequence ATGGATCAATTCGTGCTGGTCGGCGGGTCCGGTTTCCTGGGCACCGCGACCGCCGAGGCACTGCTGGCCGCAGGCGCGCGGGTGACCACGGTGGACCGCCATCCGCCGGCCGGCGCGGTCGACTGGCTCCGCGTCGACCTGCTGGTCGACGACCCGCCCGAGCTGCCCCCCGGAGTGGTCGTGGTGCTGCTCGGCGCGAGCGACCCCCGCCCCCGCCGGCCCTGGACGCTGCCGCTGCACAACGCGATCAGCACCGCCCGGCTGCTGCCCCGGCTGGCCGGCCGGCAGGTCGTGCTCACCTCCTCCGTCGAGGTCTACGGCGGCGCGGCCGGCCCGCTGACCGAGGACACCCCGCCCGAGCTGCCGTGGACCGTCGAGGAGATCGACCGCTGGTGCGTACGGGCCCGCGACCTGGCCCGGTCACCCTGCCCACCCTGGCGGGCCGCCCCGCTGGCCCGGGCCGTGGCCGACGCCGACCCCACCGGCCGGTGGACGTACGCGCTGGCGAAGCTCGCCCAGGAACGGCTCGTCACCGGCGCGGTCGACCCCGACCGGCTGACCGTGCTCCGGCTCGCCAACGTCATCGGGGCCGGCCAGCACCGGGTCGCCACCCGACTGGCCCGCCGGGCCCGCCAAGGGCTGCCGCTGCCGGTCACCGCGGACACCGTACGCAGCTTCCTGCCCGCCGACGCCCTCGCGCGGCTGCTGCTCGACGGGATCGGCCCCGGCGTCTGGAACGTCGGCGGGGAGCCGGTGCCGTTGACCGACCTCGCCACGCAGATCCGCGAGCTGTGCGACTCGTCGGCACCGCTGCTCACCACCCCCCGCCGGACGCCGGACAGCTCCGGCCTGGTGGTCACCGACCGGCTGACCGCTGCCGGGCACCGGATCGGTCCGCTCCGCCCCCAGCTGGCGAAGCTGGTCGCCGAGGTGGACCGGGACCCGACGCCGCTGTTCCGGCCGCCGCTGCCGGTGGTCGTACCGCCGCCGCCGGTCCACCCGGAGCTGGTGGCCGCCCGCCAGCAGGAGGCGCTCACCAGCGGCGAGGTCAAGCACGGCAACCGGTGGACGCGGGAGCTCACCGAACGACTCGGCAAGGAGTTGGACCTCGACGACGACCACCGGGTGCTGGTCACCGCGTCCGGCACCGCCGCGCTGCGGATCATGGTGGCCGCCACCGTCGGTCCGGCCCGCCCCGGCGACGTGGCGGTGCTGCCGTCGTACACCTTTCCCGCGACCGCGGAGATCCTGGTCCAGCTCGGGTACGCGCTGCGCTTCGTCGACGTGGACGCGGCGACCTGGACGCTCGACCCGGAGGGGGTCGCCGTCGCCGTCGCGCAGGGCGGCGTACGACTCGTGCTCTGCGTCGACACCTTCGGCAACCCGTGCGACTATCCGGCCCTGCGGGCGGTCTGCGACCCGGCCGGGGTGGCGCTGCTCGCCGACTCCGCCGCCGCCCTCGGCAGCCTGCACCAGGGGCGCCCGGTGGCGCAGCAGGCGCTGGCCCACTCGTACTCGATGAGCTTCGCCAAGGTGGTCTCGGCCGGCGGGGCCGGTGGCGCGCTGGTGCTGCCCGCCGACGCCGCCGAGGCGGTGCTCGCCTCCCCGGCCGGCTGGACCCGCTCGGAACTGATGAACGAGCTGCACGCCGTCGTCGCGGTCGACCAGCTCGCCGAGCTGGACACGCTGGTCCGCTGCCGGACCGAGGTCGCCGAGGTGTACGCGGCCGCCGCTCGCCGCCTGCCGGTGGAGTTCCAGCAGGTCCGCCCCGGGGACCGGCACTGCTGGGTGCACTGGGTGGCCCGGGTCGCCCACCGGGACCGGGTGGCGGCGGCGCTGGCCGCCCTCGGCGTGCAGACCAAGCCCTACTTCGCGGCGATCCACCGTGGTCCGCTGGGCGGCGGCGAGCGACTGCCGGTGACCGAGCGGCTGGACGCCGAGGCGCTCGCCCTGCCGATGTCCTCGGAACTCACCGTGGAGCAGGCGGAACGGGTCGTCGCCGCGCTGCACCGCTGCCTGGGCTGA
- a CDS encoding acyl-CoA dehydrogenase family protein, whose amino-acid sequence MTIVDTPERRQLRELTRAFVTKEVLPHLADWERAGEVPRSLHRTAAEIGLLGVGFPESVGGSGGDLLDSIVVTEEIIRSGGSSGLIAALFTHGIALPHMVAAAGRRTGGSLGGRPAGSPSPTDDDLVDRYVRPTLAGTLIGALAITEPDGGSDVAAIRTTARRDGDHYLVNGSKTYITSGIRADFVTTAVCTDFPGSGELSLLVIEKGTPGFTVGRRLEKLGWHCSDTAELSFVDVRVPVANRIGAENTGFLAIMQQFAAERLSLATQAYATAQRCVELATRWCRDRSTFGRPLASRQLVRHRLAELHTRAEAARAYVHEVATRVAAGEPVVTEVAMAKNVAVAACDHVVDAALQLHGGFGYLRDAEVERHYRDARILGIGGGTTEIMNEIIAKGMGL is encoded by the coding sequence ATGACCATCGTGGACACCCCGGAGCGGCGGCAGCTCCGCGAGCTGACCCGGGCCTTCGTGACGAAGGAGGTGCTGCCGCACCTGGCCGACTGGGAACGGGCCGGCGAGGTGCCCCGGTCGCTGCACCGGACGGCGGCGGAGATCGGGCTGCTCGGGGTCGGCTTCCCCGAGTCGGTCGGCGGCAGCGGCGGCGACCTGCTCGACTCGATCGTCGTCACCGAGGAGATCATCCGCTCGGGCGGTTCGTCGGGGCTGATCGCGGCGCTCTTCACGCACGGCATCGCGCTGCCGCACATGGTCGCCGCCGCCGGTCGCCGGACCGGCGGTTCGCTCGGCGGACGGCCGGCCGGCAGCCCGAGCCCGACCGACGACGACCTGGTCGACCGGTACGTCCGCCCGACGCTCGCCGGCACCCTGATCGGCGCGCTGGCGATCACCGAGCCGGACGGCGGCTCGGACGTGGCCGCGATCCGGACCACCGCCCGCCGGGACGGCGACCACTACCTGGTGAACGGGTCGAAGACGTACATCACCAGCGGGATCCGGGCCGACTTCGTGACCACCGCCGTCTGCACCGACTTCCCCGGCAGCGGGGAGCTCAGCCTGCTGGTGATCGAGAAGGGCACCCCCGGCTTCACCGTCGGGCGACGGCTGGAGAAGCTCGGTTGGCACTGCTCGGACACCGCCGAACTCTCCTTCGTCGACGTCCGGGTCCCGGTGGCGAACCGGATCGGCGCGGAGAACACCGGCTTCCTGGCGATCATGCAGCAGTTCGCCGCCGAGCGGCTCTCCCTGGCCACGCAGGCGTACGCGACCGCGCAGCGCTGCGTGGAGCTGGCCACCCGCTGGTGCCGGGACCGGTCCACGTTCGGCCGGCCGCTGGCCAGCCGGCAGCTCGTCCGGCACCGGCTCGCCGAGCTGCACACCCGCGCCGAGGCGGCCCGGGCGTACGTGCACGAGGTGGCCACCCGGGTCGCCGCCGGTGAACCGGTGGTGACCGAGGTGGCGATGGCGAAGAACGTCGCGGTGGCCGCCTGCGACCACGTGGTCGACGCGGCCCTGCAACTGCACGGCGGCTTCGGCTATCTGCGCGACGCCGAGGTGGAACGGCACTACCGCGACGCGCGCATCCTCGGCATCGGCGGCGGCACCACCGAGATCATGAACGAGATCATCGCGAAGGGCATGGGACTGTGA
- a CDS encoding bifunctional 2-polyprenyl-6-hydroxyphenol methylase/3-demethylubiquinol 3-O-methyltransferase UbiG, with product MSRATEAARQPFATHPLRRYAFAWAVLAGRTGRHLDLGCGPGDFLAVLHEHGTVACEGADPHPGYLAGLAARHPGLPLHRLTVGGPLPFPAGHYDSVSLLDVLEHVPDEAALLAEAHRVLAPGGLLVLTVPRRHVFSFLDPDNAKFDFPRLHRRIYSWRFGSEVWHRRFADLSDGLRGDMSVGRDRHTNYRTGDLLDLLRAAGFAPTTVTGANLFWRWLQIPALLTGGPVRRLLERGIHLDGRLFRSANLFVAARRLP from the coding sequence ATGAGCCGGGCCACCGAGGCGGCCCGGCAGCCCTTCGCCACCCACCCGCTGCGCCGGTACGCGTTCGCCTGGGCGGTGCTGGCCGGCCGCACCGGCCGGCACCTCGACCTGGGCTGCGGTCCCGGCGACTTCCTCGCCGTGCTGCACGAACACGGCACCGTGGCCTGCGAGGGCGCCGACCCGCACCCGGGCTACCTGGCCGGGCTGGCCGCCCGCCACCCGGGCCTGCCGCTGCACCGGCTGACCGTCGGCGGGCCGCTGCCGTTCCCCGCCGGCCACTACGACTCGGTCAGCCTGCTCGACGTGCTGGAGCACGTACCCGACGAGGCGGCGCTGCTCGCCGAGGCGCACCGGGTGCTCGCCCCCGGTGGCCTGCTCGTGCTCACCGTGCCGCGCCGGCACGTCTTCAGCTTCCTCGACCCGGACAATGCCAAGTTCGACTTCCCCCGGCTGCACCGCCGGATCTACTCCTGGCGGTTCGGGTCGGAGGTCTGGCACCGCCGGTTCGCCGACCTCTCCGACGGCCTGCGCGGCGACATGTCGGTGGGTCGGGACCGGCACACCAACTACCGCACCGGCGACCTGCTCGACCTGCTGCGCGCGGCGGGCTTCGCGCCGACCACGGTGACCGGGGCGAACCTGTTCTGGCGCTGGTTGCAGATCCCCGCGCTGCTCACCGGCGGGCCGGTACGCCGCCTGCTGGAACGCGGCATCCACCTCGACGGCCGGCTGTTCCGCTCGGCCAACCTCTTCGTCGCCGCCCGGAGGCTGCCGTGA
- a CDS encoding glycosyltransferase → MGRRYRVLLVSSSGGVLLDLLALRPWWERHDPVWVAVRAPDTEVALAGQRVHWQPELSTQTRLRVLPAAWRALRLLRRERPDVVVSAGTGVAVGVFLAARLLRVPSLWLETFNMTGPAGAAARLCSRLAAAVLVQRPALLASRPRAVLIGELY, encoded by the coding sequence ATGGGCAGGCGCTACCGGGTGCTCCTCGTCTCCAGCAGCGGTGGTGTCCTGCTGGACCTGCTCGCGCTGCGCCCGTGGTGGGAGCGGCACGACCCGGTCTGGGTGGCGGTCCGCGCCCCCGACACCGAGGTCGCGCTGGCCGGGCAGCGGGTGCACTGGCAGCCCGAGCTGTCGACGCAGACCCGCCTGCGGGTGCTGCCGGCTGCCTGGCGGGCCCTGCGGCTGCTGCGCCGGGAGCGCCCCGACGTGGTGGTGTCGGCCGGCACCGGCGTGGCCGTCGGCGTCTTCCTCGCCGCCCGCCTGCTCCGGGTGCCGTCGCTGTGGTTGGAGACGTTCAACATGACCGGGCCCGCCGGTGCCGCCGCCCGGCTCTGCTCCCGGCTCGCCGCCGCCGTGCTGGTGCAGCGGCCCGCCCTGCTGGCGTCCCGGCCCCGCGCGGTGCTCATCGGGGAGCTCTACTGA
- a CDS encoding acyclic terpene utilization AtuA family protein translates to MSGVLRVGNASGFYGDRFTAWREMLDGGELDVLTGDYLAELTMLILGRDRMRDPSLGYAKTFLRQVEGVLGTARERGVTLVTNAGGLNPAGLADAVRSLAARLGLDVRVGYVEGDALQRPDALTANAYLGAFGIAACLDAGADVVVTGRVTDASLVVGPAIARFGWGRDDLDALAGATVAGHLIECGAQVTGGNFSFFTELPDGGHRPGFPIAELHPDGSAVLTKHPGTGGAVTVETVTAQLLYEVGGPDYLGPDVVTRLDTVELTPDGPDRVRVSGVRGTPPPDTLKVGVNNLGGFRNSMTFVLCGLDIPAKAALVRGQLEAAVGTDGLEFDLARTDHPDATGTEAASALLHVHLRDGDKARAGRAFSAAAVELALASYPGCTLTTLPGDATPYGVFTADTVPQDAVAHVAVLPDGTRMPIPPPPVTTCLQGPPVQQNALTGGPSLHPTRRGALGELVGARSGDKGGDANLGVWARTDATWAWLRGWLTVERLAELLPETAPLTVERHELPNLRAVNFVIRGLLGQGVAASTRFDPQAKALGELLRSRVVDLPAELTPAVPS, encoded by the coding sequence ATGAGCGGGGTGCTGCGGGTCGGCAACGCGTCCGGCTTCTACGGCGACCGGTTCACCGCCTGGCGGGAGATGCTCGACGGCGGCGAGCTGGACGTGCTGACCGGCGACTACCTGGCCGAGCTGACCATGCTGATCCTCGGCCGGGACCGGATGCGCGACCCGTCGCTCGGCTACGCGAAGACGTTCCTGCGGCAGGTGGAGGGCGTGCTCGGCACCGCGCGGGAGCGCGGGGTCACCCTGGTCACCAACGCCGGCGGCCTCAACCCGGCCGGCCTGGCCGACGCGGTACGGTCGCTCGCCGCGCGGCTCGGCCTCGACGTGCGGGTCGGGTACGTCGAGGGCGACGCCCTCCAGCGCCCCGACGCGCTCACCGCCAACGCCTACCTCGGCGCCTTCGGCATCGCGGCCTGCCTGGACGCGGGGGCGGACGTGGTGGTCACCGGTCGGGTCACCGACGCCTCGCTGGTGGTCGGGCCGGCCATCGCCCGGTTCGGCTGGGGGCGGGACGACCTGGACGCGCTGGCCGGCGCGACGGTCGCCGGGCATCTCATCGAGTGCGGCGCGCAGGTCACCGGCGGCAACTTCAGCTTCTTCACCGAGTTGCCCGACGGCGGCCACCGGCCCGGCTTCCCGATCGCCGAGCTGCACCCGGACGGCTCGGCGGTGCTCACCAAACACCCCGGCACCGGCGGCGCGGTCACCGTGGAGACCGTCACCGCCCAACTGTTGTACGAGGTGGGCGGCCCGGACTACCTCGGGCCGGACGTGGTGACCCGGCTGGACACCGTCGAGCTGACCCCGGACGGTCCGGACCGGGTCCGCGTCTCCGGCGTCCGGGGCACCCCGCCACCGGACACCCTCAAGGTGGGCGTCAACAACCTCGGCGGCTTCCGCAACTCGATGACGTTCGTGCTCTGCGGGCTCGACATCCCCGCCAAGGCGGCCCTGGTCCGGGGCCAACTGGAGGCGGCCGTCGGCACCGACGGGCTGGAGTTCGACCTGGCCCGTACGGACCACCCCGACGCGACCGGGACCGAGGCGGCGAGCGCGCTGCTGCACGTACACCTGCGGGACGGTGACAAGGCGCGGGCCGGGCGGGCGTTCTCGGCGGCGGCGGTGGAACTGGCGCTGGCCTCCTACCCGGGCTGCACGCTGACCACGCTGCCCGGCGACGCCACCCCGTACGGCGTCTTCACCGCCGACACGGTGCCGCAGGACGCGGTCGCCCACGTCGCCGTGCTGCCCGACGGCACCCGGATGCCGATCCCCCCGCCCCCCGTGACGACATGTTTGCAGGGGCCCCCTGTACAACAGAATGCGTTAACAGGGGGCCCCTCCTTACATCCGACCCGGCGGGGAGCGCTGGGCGAACTGGTGGGCGCGCGCTCCGGCGACAAGGGCGGGGACGCCAACCTGGGGGTCTGGGCGCGCACCGACGCGACCTGGGCCTGGCTGCGCGGCTGGCTGACCGTCGAGCGACTGGCCGAGCTGCTGCCGGAGACCGCGCCGCTGACCGTCGAACGGCACGAGCTGCCCAACCTGCGGGCGGTCAACTTCGTCATCCGAGGGCTCCTCGGGCAGGGGGTGGCCGCCTCCACCCGCTTCGACCCGCAGGCCAAGGCGCTGGGCGAGCTGCTCCGCTCCCGCGTGGTCGACCTGCCGGCGGAGCTGACTCCCGCGGTGCCGTCATGA
- a CDS encoding bifunctional 2-polyprenyl-6-hydroxyphenol methylase/3-demethylubiquinol 3-O-methyltransferase UbiG, protein MRPSQPLYDALAPGYEEHFAVPHRRAYDDLAWERVEALLPPDGPVVDAGCGVGRWARRLLDLGHPVTGVEQSPGMLAELRRRPPGPGFTLVEGSMTEVALPATAGAVLAMGSLQYTADPERAVAHLAGWLRPGGVLAVLVDSLVGLVLELVGAGRDEEAVDRLARRRGVWRSEGQAADLHLLDRARLEAAFSAAGLVEVRSAGLLVSAGPLGRGGLAERLAGDREALLALERRLGDDPLLADAGKQLLVTGRRPPA, encoded by the coding sequence ATGCGCCCCAGCCAGCCGCTGTACGACGCGCTGGCCCCCGGCTACGAGGAGCACTTCGCGGTGCCGCACCGGCGGGCGTACGACGACCTGGCGTGGGAGCGGGTGGAGGCGCTGCTGCCGCCGGACGGCCCGGTGGTGGACGCCGGCTGCGGGGTGGGCCGCTGGGCCCGGCGGCTGCTCGACCTCGGCCATCCGGTGACCGGTGTCGAGCAGTCGCCGGGGATGCTCGCCGAGTTGCGCCGCCGCCCGCCCGGGCCCGGCTTCACCCTGGTCGAGGGCTCGATGACCGAGGTGGCGCTGCCGGCGACGGCCGGCGCGGTGCTGGCGATGGGGTCCCTGCAGTACACCGCCGACCCGGAGCGGGCGGTGGCCCACCTGGCCGGTTGGCTGCGCCCGGGCGGGGTGCTGGCCGTGCTGGTCGACTCGCTGGTGGGCCTGGTGCTGGAGCTGGTCGGTGCCGGCCGGGACGAGGAGGCGGTGGACCGGTTGGCCCGCCGCCGGGGTGTGTGGCGTTCCGAGGGGCAGGCTGCCGACCTGCACCTGCTGGACCGCGCCCGGTTGGAGGCCGCGTTCTCCGCCGCCGGCCTGGTCGAGGTCCGCAGCGCCGGGCTGCTGGTCAGCGCCGGGCCGCTGGGCCGGGGCGGTCTGGCCGAGCGGCTGGCCGGCGACCGGGAGGCGCTGCTGGCGCTGGAGCGCCGGCTCGGCGACGATCCGCTCCTCGCCGACGCCGGCAAGCAACTGCTGGTGACCGGCCGCCGCCCTCCGGCCTGA
- a CDS encoding Crp/Fnr family transcriptional regulator, protein MDEVLARSGIFQGVDPEAAEALAKEMETIEVRKGEIVFNEGEPGDSLYILLSGKIKVGRRAADGRQNLIAVMGPSDMVGELSLFDPGPRTATATAVTDTRLVRLRKQALRPWLNNRPEIAEQLLRVLARRLRRTNDSLADLIFTDVPGRVAKNLLQMAGRFGTRDGGVLRVTHDLTQEEIAQLVGASRETVNKALADFASRGWLRLDGKSIIILDPERLARRARV, encoded by the coding sequence ATGGACGAGGTACTGGCCCGCAGCGGGATCTTCCAGGGTGTCGACCCGGAGGCCGCCGAGGCGCTCGCGAAGGAGATGGAGACGATCGAGGTCCGCAAGGGCGAGATCGTGTTCAACGAGGGTGAACCCGGCGACAGTCTCTACATCCTCCTGTCCGGCAAGATCAAGGTGGGTCGTCGCGCCGCCGACGGCCGGCAGAACCTGATCGCCGTGATGGGCCCGTCGGACATGGTCGGCGAGTTGTCGCTCTTCGACCCCGGCCCGCGTACGGCGACGGCCACCGCGGTGACCGACACCCGCCTGGTGCGGCTGCGCAAGCAGGCGCTGCGCCCCTGGCTGAACAACCGTCCCGAGATCGCCGAGCAGCTGCTGCGGGTGCTGGCCCGCCGGCTGCGCCGGACCAACGACTCGCTGGCCGACCTGATCTTCACGGACGTGCCGGGCCGGGTCGCCAAGAACCTGCTCCAGATGGCCGGCCGGTTCGGCACCCGCGACGGCGGCGTGCTGCGGGTGACCCACGACCTGACCCAGGAGGAGATCGCCCAGCTCGTCGGCGCCTCCCGGGAGACCGTCAACAAGGCGCTCGCCGACTTCGCCTCACGGGGCTGGCTGCGACTGGACGGCAAGAGCATCATCATCCTCGACCCGGAGCGACTGGCCCGCCGCGCGCGGGTCTGA